From the Streptomyces sp. NBC_01216 genome, the window CACCTGCAACTCGCCCGCACAAGCGGCGCACTGGCCCCCGAACAAGTCGACGACCTGCGCTCCTGCCTCTACGGCCTGAACACCGTCCTGCGCCTGCACTTCACCCAGGAAGAAGAGAACTACTTCTCCCTCGCGCCATGAAACGACGGCGTACCGGGCACGTGCCCCACCGGTGTTGTGTCTTCGGCCGGCCCGTGGGCAAGCACTCCTACGGGGGCTACCCGCCCGAATAGGCCACTGCCCTCCAACCATCGCCTGGGGCGATTGCTGGAGATGACCCAAGTACCCTGCGCCACGGCTGGACCGGCTACCTGGTCGATCGGCATCTGCCAGACTCTCCGTCGAGCGGCCGGGGCGACGGAACCGCTCCAGCGGGGACCAAGGCGAGTTCGAGTGCTCGCCCTCCAGCGGTCCCGCCGCGAGGCGGCGGGACCGGGCCATCAGCTCCGCTCGGCGACCGCGGCCAGGCGGTCGCGGTAGTGGTCCCACCACTGCTCGTTCGCCGAGGGCAGTCGCTCGCCCTTGGGCAGTAGCCCGCCGACCTCGCGGATCCTGGCAGCAACCGCTTCAACAGGGCCGTACGATGCAGACGCGGGGGCCGCTGTGAGTTCCCGGGTATCGAATCAATGAAGCCCCGCTTTCAAGGGCAGCCGCATCAGGAGGGTGACAGGCGACGGCAGCGAACGCCGAGCACCTGAAAGCCCTGGTGCGCGCACATGGCGACGCCGATGACGATCTCTTCTACAGCGTTGCCCTGCAGGTAGCGGCGAAGTCCGCCCGGCAGGGGCAGGGAAAGTTCGCTGTGGACCTACGCGAGCTGGTCGAGACCGCGCGGCAGAAACAAGGGCAGGTCGGAAAACGGCGTGCCGCGACGCCGGTGGTGCAGCCCCGCGGCGAGCTCTCCAGCCTGCTGACGGCCGGGTACCCCGACATCCAGCTGGACGACATGACGCTCGATGCCGGGCTGCGCGCTTCCCTGGACCGGGTGCTGCACGAGCAGCGCCAGCGCGCCCGGCTGGAGCGGTTCGGCTTCACCCCAGTACACCGGATCCTGCTGTCGGGGCCTCCGGGGACGGGCAAGAGCATGACCGCCGCAGCGTTGGCGGGCGAGCTGAAGCTGCCGTTGTTCACCATCCGTCTGGACGGTCTGATCAGCCGGTTCATGGGCGAGACGGCGGCGAAGCTGCGTCTGGTCTTCGACGCGGTGGCCCAGACACGGGCGGTGTATCTGTTCGACGAGTTCGACGCGCTCGGGGCTGAGCGGGCGGCGGGCAATGACGTCGGCGAGGCCCGCCGGATCCTGAACTCGTTTCTTCTGTTCCTGGACGAGGCGCCTTCCGAGAGCCTCGTGGTGGCCGGCACCAATCACCACCAGCTGCTGGACCGGGCGCTCTTCCGCCGATTCGACATGGTCGCCACCTACGGTCCCCCCACGCCGGAGCAGGCGGTTGCGGTGATGCGCCGGCGTCTGGCCGGAATGGATACGAGCACAGTACGACCAGGACGCGGTGAGTGAGCAGCTCCTGCTGGAAGCGCTGACCGAGCGGCATGCCTCCCGCCATGCATGAGCCCTCCGCCTCCGCACGGTCCGCTCCGCACCTGATCGTGCCCTGGCAGGCCACCACGCTGACACCGCGCTCCGAACCCTCTGGCGGAGGCGGTCCGAAGCTGGTCCGTCGCGAACCGCAACGGGCACGCCACCGCGCTGGTGGACGGTCTGGAAACCGCCGAGCAGGAGTCGGTCCGGCTCGCCCAGGAGACTCCCGACGCCTTCCAGCCCGACGGTCTCGCGGTGCGGATCGAGGCGACACGGGACCACCCGCTGCAGTTGGAGCGTCTGGACGGCTCGGGTCTGACCCTGATGAGCACTCCAGCTCGGACAGCGTGATCAAAGCGTTGACCAGTGAGAGTGCCAATCACAGAGACCCGGACTCAGTCCCACTGAGTCCGGGTCTCTGTGATTGTGTGTCACTGATCGCGAGTGAGAGCTTGGGGCGCCGGCGCCCACGCTTGCCCGGACCGCCACCCTCGCGCGAGCAACGTCGGCTGCAGGGCCCGCGATCACACCGCCGCGACCTGCACACCCTCATGATCACCAGGACTTTGAATCAGCCCTGAGCCACTCCGCGAGCGGACAATGCAGTTCGATGTCCACACGCGGTCTCCCTGTCACAGTGACTCGACGGCGCGGTAGACGTGGCCCGCCGCACCGCGTGCCCGATCCCCGACGACATCGGGCACGTGGAGAACTGACAGCTCGCACTCGACATGCTCGACGAGACCCGCTCGTGGGGCATCGAGGTGTCGCTGCGCCGCCGGCGCACGCCGGCCGGGTTCAGTCCGGGGTGCCAGGCTCCTCGTCCGCCGGGCGGCGGGACCCGGCGAGAGCGGCCGTGTGCGCGAACCAGTCGAGGACGCCGCGGAGCTCCTCGCCGTGTTCGGCGAAGACTTCCAGCGGGAACGAGGGACGCAGGTCCAGCTTCGCCTCCGCGAGGTCGACGCCCCGCACACGGTTCAGGCGGGCCATCAGCTCGCGCCGCAGCAGCTCGTCGTCGAAGGGCGGCCGGCGCTTCAGGTGCTGGAAGACCACCTCGGCGGTGCCCGTCACCGGGTACAGGGCGAGGAGCCACAGCGAACGGGCCCGGGTGCCCGCGGACAGCGTGGGGAAACAACTGGTCTCGCTCCTCCTGCCGTAGTCGAGAGTGCCGCCCCGCTCCTCCCAGAACCGCAGGGACGCGAGGACTCCCGCGACCGTGTCGGGTGTCTGGTTGTCGCGCAGCAGCTTCTCGAACCGGGTGGCCGCGGACTCCCCGTCGGCTCCGGAGCGCCCGGGGTCCTGAGCGGGTGACTCGTCCTCGAAGTCCTCCCTGCCGACCAGGGTGGCCAGGTCCGCCGCCGTCAGCCGGTGCGAGCGGCGGGCGCGGCCCCACTCGTCGAACGGCACCCCTTCGAACTCCAGGACCTCGCGCGGATCGGGCCCGCCTTCGCGCTCTTCCGGCCAGCGGAAGCCGGGCGAGATCTTGCCGTCGGCCATCAGTACGCGATAGGCCCCGTGCAGCGCGGGCCTGGTACCGAGGTGGTTGCCGACCGCGACGGCATGGGTGCCGATGAGAGCGGCGAGGTCACCGTACGTCGTCCAGGTTCCCGCCGGCAGGCTCAGCAGCGCGTGCCGCAGCTCACCCCAGCCGGCCCATTCGGCGTCGGCGTGGACCACACCATCGAGGGGCCCCGGCCACAGCTCCGTCGACCGCTGGGCGAGTTCCTCGGCGCGCGCGAGGATCTCGGTCCTCCCCCAGCGCTCCTGGCCCGCGATGCGCTGGTTCATGCGCAGGGCACTGGAGTCCAGGATCTGCTGCTTGCGGCGGAACGGATGGTTGGAGAGTCTCGCGTTGTCGCCGGAGAGCGTCAGGTTGCCGAGGGTGTGGACCAGTTGGGTGTGCAGCTCCTCCGGGCTCTCTCCCTCCCCGGACTCCTCGGCGAGGAGGTCGAACCACTGCTGAGCGGGCTTCTGCGGCAGCACGTGCTCCACGGTGAGTCTCGCCTTGGCGTAGTCGACCGGTTCGCTGGCGCCGTAACTCTCCTCGAACCGGCGCAGAATCTCGAATCGCTGGTTCGACCGACCGGACTTGTAGAAGGGGCGGCTGCGGATCGACTCCCGCGTCACCGTGTCGGAGGGCCAGGCGCGTGTCCCCGTCTTCGTGGACAGGGCGTGGCGTACGGCGTCGGCGAGCGAGCGCTCGTTCTCGAGTTCCCTCTCGACCTCCTTGGGGAGTTCCATGAAGGTGCGGTTGTTGCCCGTGGTGGAATGGCCGGCGATCAGACGCCGCACCAGGTAGCTCTCGGCGTAGGAGAGGGCGGTGGCCGCTTCCCGGGGGTCGCAGCCGCCTTCGTCCAGCCGGTCGAGCAGGAGCAGCGCCAGCGGGTAGTGAGTCTGACCGCCCCAGCGGGCGAGGCGTTCCAGGACGTCGCGCAGGCCAGGGTCGCTCTCCCGCCACGGCTCGGCGATCCGCATGAGGCGGCCGGCCCGCAGGTGCAGCCGGGAGACCTCCGCCTCCAACGCCTCCTCGTCCGAGCTCAGCGGTTCGAGGCGTTTCTTCTGGTCGCGGTAGATCTCGCTCTGCTTGGCCCGGTTGTCGCCGCCGACGACCAGGTCGAGCCAGACGAGGAGCTCCAGCCTGGCCGGGCCCAGCAGCTCCTGCATCGGAAGCCACAGGTTGCGGTAGACGGCCTCGCCGCGCTTGGGGAGGCACATGAAGAGGTAGTTGCGGAGCAGGTCGCTCTGGCTGAGGCCGACACCGGTGTTGTTGATGGACTCGAAGATCCGGTACACGTTGTCGCCCTCGGCGGCGGTGATCGACACGACGGAGAGGAAGTCCCGCAGGACGGACTCCACGGCGCCGACCCATTGTTCGCCGGCGTTCTCCTGGTGGGTCTCCTCGTCGGCGTTCTCCTCGCCGACCCGTTGTTCGCCGGCGCTCTCCTCGCCCTCGGTCAGGGCGGCGAGGAAGAACCGGTACGCACCTCCGATGTTGCCCGGACCTCCGGCCGTCGGGTACGCCTCCACGCAGGCGACGAACGCCTCACGGTCGGCCTGCGTCGGCAGGAGGCGGTAGTGGTCGTTCCCGTCCTGATAGCCGTTGACCAGGATGAGGTCGTGAATGCGGGCGGCCTTCTTCTCCCGTCCCCGGGCTCGGTGACGGTCCCGCAGAGCGGTGAAGGCGAGCATCAGGGTGGTGAGACGCTGCTGGCCGTCCACGACGAGCCAGCGCTGCATCCCGCCCGCCGCGACCCGTTCCGGCGCGAGCACGACCGACCCGAGGAAGTGTGCCGCCGGCGCGTTGCCCGCTCGCTTGTCGTCGACGAGTTCCAGGACGTCGTCCCACAACCGGCGCAGCTCGTCGCGCTGCCAGGTGTAGGTGCGTTGGTAGAGAGGGACCTGGAACTGTGTCTCGCCGTGGACCAGCTTGCTGAACGTCGTCTCCTGCGCGTGCACGCGCGTCCCCTCCCCGACTGCTGCTTCGCAGGCCCGTCATTGTGCCGCATCCGGTCGTGGTGACCGGCGGAATCGGCGGCGGTACCGGTCGGCGGCGAATGCGAGGATGCCGGTCGTCCGTCAGCCGGATCGAGTCGACTCCCCTGTACGGCAAGGGAGTCGGCCGTCGACTGACCGCGTTCCGCCCACCCCGTCCGGCGAAAGGGAACCCATGAGCACCGAAGGGGCCGCGCGCGTGAGACCGGGCGGCGCGGAGTCCTGAAAGGCAGGTGGCGGCCTCGCCACCGCTCTGCTGGGCGGCTCCGTCCTGCTCCTCTCACCGCCTCCGCGGCGAGCTCGGCGGTGCCCGACTCGCCGCGGTTCAGGCTCGACGGAGCCGGCGACAAGCCGATATGGAAGAAGTCGCTGCACGCCAACTGGGTGATGTGTTCGTTCGGTTACGGCAACGTCCACCAGCATGTCCACTTCCTGCAGCCGAAGACCGGTTCCACGAACGGGGACATCCGGGTCACCAGGAAGGACACGGCGGGCAACCAGCCGGGCTCCACGGCCCCGCACGACTTCGGCCAGCCGCAGGGCATGTCCGTCCGGCTGTCGTCCGCCGGGTCCCGGCCGGCCTTCGGCATGTACTCCCGCACCAACGACGTCCGCCAGGCCAGCGTCTTCTACGAGAGCACGCTCGTGCAGTCCGGTGGCCCCGCCGACGCGGACGGCCCGCGACCGCCCCATCACATCGATAAGGAGTCCTGATCCCGGGCTCGTTGTCCCCCTCCATTCGCCGCCCTAGCGTGAGGGCAAACGTCAGCCGTATTCGGACTGACCGAAGGGGGCGAAATGAAGTTCGGGGTATATCCGGCCTACATCGGTGGCCAGGACATCACCGGCGACAATCCGCAGTACGTACACACCGTGACCGCCCGTTCCCTCATCGAGGACACCTTCCCCAGTCTGCGCCTCAAGCGTGATCTCGATCTCGGGGTCGTCGGTCCGGACGCGGCGGGGGAACGGGTCGTCGGGGCCTGCGTGGTGGCCGACGAGGACATGGCGCGGCAGGCGCTGGAGGCGGCGGCGGGTGCCGCCGCGGAGTGGCGGCGGGTGCCGCTGGAGCGGCGGCTGGAGGTGGGGCGCCGGATCGGCGAGCGGCTGCTGGCGCACCGTGAGCCGCTCGTCGAGATCCTCGTCGCGGAAGGGACTCCGCGGGACGCCGCCGAGGGAATGCTCACCGGAATTCCGTTCACCAGCTGGAGCAAGGAAACGCTCGAATGGTGCGCCGAACAAATGGAGTTCCGGCGTGTCGACGGTGAGCGCGAGATGATTCTGCGACGACTCCCCGACGGGGTCGTCTGCATCAATCCACCGCAGAACGCCGCGACCGTGAACGCGCTGAACGGACTCACGGCGCTGCTCGCCGGGAACACCGTGGTGGTGCGGGCGCCTCGGGGCGTCGCGCTCAGCTGCATGTACGCGATGCGCGAGGTCGTGGCGCCGGTACTGGAGGAGATGGGGGCGCCGGCCGGCACCGTCAACGCGTTCTGCGGGGCGCCGATGCTGGAGACCTGGCTGGCCAGTGAGCACGTCGACGACGTCCTCTACTTCGGCGGCAGCAAGAAGGGCCTGGAGTTCGAGGCCGACGCGATCGCCGCCGGCAAGAAGCCGATCCTGGAGCTCGCCGGGAACGACTGCTGCGTCGTCTGGCACGACGCGGACCTGGACGCCGCGGTGGACTCCATCGCGCAGTTCTTCCTGAACTCCGGCCAGATCTGCAACGTGCCCAACCAGGTCGTGGCGCACCCGGCGATCGCCGACGAACTCATCGCGCGCGTGGTCGCCGCCACGGCCCGGATCAAGCCCGGATATCCGGACGAGCCCGGCGTGGTGCTCACCCCGGTACTCGGCGTGGACTGGTTCTACGGCTGCCTCGGCGAGGCCCTCGCCAAGGGGGCGCGGCTGGTGCACGGCGGGCGGCGGCTGGAGGTCGACGGAACACCGTCGAGCACCGGCTTCTTCGTAGAGCCGAGCATCGTCCGGGTGGACGGGCTGCGGGGCGCGCGCTCCCTCTCCGTCGTACGCGACGAGACCTTCTTCCCGCTGTTGCCGATCATCGTGCCCGAGGCCGGCTCGTCGGACGACGAACTCCTCGCCGAGGTGCTCGGCTTCGTCAACTCCAACGCGTACGGCCTGCGCAACTCCGTCTGGTCGCGCGACCCGGACATCGTCGGGCGGTTCCTGGACGGCGTCACCAACGCCGGAAACCTGAAGATCAACGACTCGCACAGCGGGTTCGTCCCCTTCCTGCCCAACCAGGGCGGCCCCGGTCTCACCGGTGGGGCCTTCGGGGAGGCGAGCCACCCCATGCTGCGCACCACACGCCTCCAGGGCGTCAGCATCCTGCGCCCGTCGGCCGACAAGGAGCACGCGTCATGACCACCCGTGTACTGAAGGCCACGGTGCCCTCGACGGCCGCCGAGGTGATCGGCCGTCTCGCCGACGAGACGGCGTTCCCCTCGTACGCCGAGGACATCCTCTCGGTCACCCCTGACGCGGACGGCGACGGAGGCGACGGGAGCGGAGCCGGGGGCGGCCGGTACGCCTGGGTGCTGGCCTTCCGCGGCGGTGCGGCCCGCTGGGTGCAGGACAGCCGGCGCGCCGGGCACGCCACGGACGACGGTGCCGACGGCAGCGCGGACGGCGCCGGAGAAAACGGCGGGAGCGGCGGCGCACCGGCGCACCGGATCGTCTTCGAGCAGGTCGGTGGGGACTTCCAGCACCTCAAGGGGTCCTGGACCAGCACCGACGTTCCCGGTGGCGGCTGCGAGGTCGCCTTCGAGGTCAGTTACAGCACGAGCGTGCCCCATCTCGCCGGAGCGATCGACTCGGCCGTCGGCCGGGTCCTCGTCGGCGGTGCCCACCAGGTCATCACGGCCGTCGCGGGCGGCCCCGTGCGGGTCACCGCCGGCCACCACCACCTGGGAGACCCGGCCGCACACCTCCGGCAGTCCTGAACCCCCGGTCGGCGGACCCGACCGGCCTCGGCCCACAAGGAGAAGCACACACCATGGAGAACGTCTGCATCATCGGAGCGGGCTGGTCGGGACTCGCGGCCTGCCAGGTCCTCCACGAACGCGGGATCCCCTTCGACTGCTACGAAGCCGGCTCCGAGGTCGGCGGGAACTGGCGCTACCTCAACGACAACGGGATGTCCTCGGGCTACCAGTCCCTGCACATCAACACGTCCAAGAAGCTGTCGGAGTACCGCAGTCACCCGATGCCGAAGGACTATCCGCACTATCCCGACCACACCCTGATCGCACGCTACCTGGACGACTACGTCGACCACTTCGGCTTCCGCGGGGCGATCGCCTTCCGCACCTCGGTCACCCATGTGGAGCCGGCTGAGGGAGGCGGCTGGACCGTCACCGCCCGCCACCGCGACACCGGGGAGGAGACCGTCCGTCACTACGGTTCGGTGATCGTGGCCAACGGTCACCACTGGGACCCGCGCGACCCCGAGCCCGCGTTCCCCGGCGCGGACACCTTCACCGGTACGCAGATCCACTCGCACTACTACCGGGTCCCGGACGAGTACGCGGGCAAGCGGGTGCTGGTGCTCGGTTTCGGCAACTCGGCGTCGGACATCGCGGTGGAGACCTCCACGGTCTCCGAGCGTACGTTCCTGTCCATCCGCACCGGCGGGTACGTCTTCCCGAAGTTCATGTTCGGCAAGCCCGGCGACGACATGATCAGCCCCTTCATCACCCGGGTCATGCCGCGTGAGACGCAGCGCTGGGTGATGGCCGCGCTGCTGCGGATGACGATCGGGAAGGTCACGGACTTCGGGCTGCCGAAGCCGGGCCACAAGCTGTTCAACTCCCACCCGACGGTCTCGGAGTCGCTGCTCCCGCGCCTCGGCCACGGTGGTCTGTCGGTCAAGCCGAACGTGTCCCGCTTCGACGGTGACACGGTGCACTTCACCGACGGCAGCAGCGAGGTCGTCGACGCGGTGATCTACAGCACCGGGTACAAGATCAGCTTCCCGTTCCTGGACGAGTCCGTGATCGCCCCGACGGACAACGACGTCTCGCTCTTCCACCGGGTCGTCGACCCGAACCATCCCGGTCTGTACTTCGTGGGTCTGTTCCAGCCCCTGGGGGCGACGACCGTGCTGGCCGAGGCCCAGTCTCACTGGGTGGCCGACCTGCTCCAGGGCCGGGCGGCGCTGCCGTCGACGGCGAAGATGTGGAAGGAGATCACCCGCTACAAGGAGAAGCTCGCCAAGCGCTACATCACCTCCAAGCGGCACACCATGCAGGTGGACCACTATCCGTACCTGGCCGAGCTGCGCGGGGCCCGGCGCAGGGGTGCCCGGCTGGCGAGGAAGGCGGGCGGGGCCGGTGCGCGGCCGTCGCTCGCCGGCTACCGGCCGGAGGAGGTGTCGATCCGGATCGACGCCGCTCCCGAGGCCGTGTGGGACCTGATCAGCGACGTGACACGGATGGGGCAGTGGAGTCCCGAGTGCCGTCGCTGCTACTGGCGCGGCTCCCGGCGCGGGGTGGGCGCGCGGTTCATCGGGATCAACCGGCGCGGCCGGGTCTTCTGGATCACCTCGAACACGGTGGAGCGGGCCGAGCGGGGCAGGTCGTTCGCGTTCCACACCACGACCAACGGGGTCCGCTGGGGCTACCGGCTGGAGCGGGACGGTGACGGCACTCTGCTCACCGAGGTGTGGGACGTCTCCGGGCAGAACGAGGGCCAGCGCAAGCGCACGGCGTCCTTCGCCGAGATGATGCTCGGCGGCTACGAGAACCACACCGAGGAGCTGCGCGAGGGCATGCGCAGGACCCTGGAGCGGGTGAAGGCCGCGGCCGAGGAGCGGAACCTGCCGCTGAGCGCCGTACCGGGCACCGAGCGGTCCGTGGCGCCCGCCGGACGGGCCGCGGGGGTGAAGGTGGACACGGCCGCGTGAGGGCCGTGCACGAGGCTCCGCGCGGCACTGCGTGCGGCCCGCCCGGCGCCCCTCGGCCGGGCGACGCGTCGCCCTTGAGGTCCGCCCCCGCCGGGGCGACGCCCGCGTCCCCCGCCTCGCCCGCGCGGGCAGGGGGCCGCGGGCGCGCCGGGCGCGGTGAAGCCTCCGCGCCGGCGCCGGGAGACCGCCCCGCGGCGGGTCCGGAAGCCGCCCCCGCGGCGGGTTCCGGCCAGGGAAGGCGAGGGATGTGGCCACGCAGGAGGACCGTAACGCCGTGGTCTTCGTCCGGTCGGCGCTGTGACCTGGGGCAATGTGTTCGCCGGAGGTCGATTATCCGCCAATTCGCCCTTCTCCCAGTACGATTCACCTCGCCAACGGGCCTCACCGGGGGTCCGTGAGGGGGGAATGCTGTGATCCGAGTGTTGCTCGCGGACGACATGTTGATGCTGCGGCGGGCCCTGGTCTCGCTACTCGAACTGGAGGACGGCATCCAGGTGGTGGGCGAGGCGGACAACGGCGACCGGGTGCTTCCGGTCGCGCTGGAGACCCGCCCCGATGTGGCGGTCCTGGACATCGACATGCCGGGGATCGACGGCATCAGGGCCGCGGAGTTGCTCGGCCGGGAACTCCCGGCCTGCAGGACCATCATCCTGACCAGCCTCGGCAGGCCGGGGAACCTGCGTCGGGCGCTGGAGGCCAAGGTGTCCGGCTTCCTGCTGAAGGACGCGGACCCGACCCGGCTCGCCGCCGCGATCCGCCAGGTCGTCGCCGGGGAGCAGGTCGTGGACCCGCAGCTGGCGCTGGCGACGCTGCAGACCAGTGCCAGTCCGCTGAGCGCGCGGGAGAGCGAGGTGCTGCGGCTCGCCGCGCAGGGGCTGGACGCACCGGAGATCGCCCGGAAGCTGTTCTTGTCGGCCGGGACCGTACGCAACTACCTGACCACGGTGGTGACCAAGCTCAACGCCCGCAACCGGATGGACGCGGTGCGGATCGCCCGCGACGCCGGCTGGCTCTGAGCTCGCGGACTGTCCCGGCGGGTCACCCGGCTTGCTGATCCGCGGCTCTTCCCGGGACAGCCGGGCGGCCGTTCTCCACGCTTCGAGAGGTCTCGTCACGGAGCGTGGAGAACGGCCGCTGCTCATGCCGTTCCTGGGCCGTACGCCTACGACGCGCCTTCCCCGCCGGCATGGCACCGACGAGCTGGCTACTTGATCAAGGCATTCGCGAGGATGACCGCCAGGCCGATCAGCATGTCCATGCCTCCTGCCCGACACGCGGACGGCCATCCGTACCCGGCGGTGCGAGCGGCCCAGGCGCCCCAGCCGAACAAGGCAGCGGCGTTGAAGAGCAGGGCCGCGTCCACAGCCGTGGCCTCCGCCCACCAGCCGGCAACCGCGGCGAGCAGTATCCCGACCGTGGGCAGCACGGCGGCGACCAGTGGCCATTCGGCGAGCACCAACCGCAATCTGCTCACGGTGGCCGCCTTGTCGCCCGACGCACGCTGGGCGATGACGTGCGAGTATCCGTGAGCGGCACCCGACGCCAGCGCGGTGAGCAGTACCCACAGCGCGTCCGGGCCGGGATTGGCCTTCTCGCCCGCCGAGTCCAGCGCGGCCACCAGCGCGCTGGCCAGCACCAGTCCGTAGATGCCGCTGAACAGCGACGGAGCCGGGGGCCGGTACCGCGAGGTCCGCCGTGGTGCGGCGTTCTCGGGGGGAACCTGGTCGGCGTGTTCGGGCATCGCATCGCCTCGGTGCGGGAGGGGGAAGGGGGTCCCCACATACTCGACCGCGTGGCGGTGAGGGACACGACGCCACGCGGGACGTCTCCCTCCGGCCCGTCTTCGTCATCGGTCCTTGGGGAAGCACCGCCGACAGCCTCTGAGCCGAGCCCGTCGGGGCCTCGACCCCACCGCGCGCCGTCCGACGGGCACCCTGTCGGCCACGCCGCCACCGCCCGTCCGCCACTTCCGCCGACGGCTGACGGGCGTCAGCCGTCGGCGGAGGCGAGGTCGGAGCCCGCGTCGTCGGCCGTGGGGGGCGTGGCGGCGGCGGAGGCATTGTCCACCGGGTTGCCTCCGGTGGTGGGCCGGGCCGGGAGTTCCACGCCGAGTTCGAACCAGCCGTCGGGGCGGGCGCGGCACGAGAGCGTCCCGCCCAGGGCCTCGGCACGGATCGTGAGGCTGCGCAGACCCACTCCGCCGGTGACGTCCCCGCCCGTGGTGGGGCCGTGGTCGGCGCCCCGGTCGCGCAGGCCGTCGTTGGAGATGCACAGGCGGACGCTGTCGCCTTCGACGCTCGCCTCGATCACGCAGTTCTGCGCCTTGCTGTGACGCAGCAGGTTCGTCACGCCCTCGCGCAGCACCGTGGCGAGGACGGTGTCCACAGAGGCGTCCAGCGGTTCCTGCGTGACGCGGATGTCGGTACGGATGCCCACCGCCCGCAGCAGTGAGGCGGCGGACTCCACCTCGCGGTTGAGGTTCATCCGGACGTAACTGCTGGCCACCGACCGCACGTCGGACAGCGCCTGCCGCGCGGTCTGGACGATCTCGGTGATCTCCATCTCCGCCCGCTCCGGCTGCACCCGCACCAGACGGTGGGCGAGCTCGCATTTGAGGGTGATCGTGGACAGGCTGAAGCCGAGCAGGTCGTGCAGGTCGCGGGCGAAGCGGAGACGTTCCTGCGTGACGGCGAGACGGATCAGCTCCTCGCGTGCCGCCTGCACTTCGCGGATCAGCCCGGACAGCCGGCTCAGGCCGTACACGACCAGGCCGGTGAGCGCGGTCGCCACCGTGTTGTAGGCGAGGTGGCCGGCGTCGTACCCGACGGCGAACTGCACGACGCCGGTCGCGACGATGACCGCGGCGAAACCCGCCCAGCCCACGGCCGACCTCAGGACGAGGAGCGAGGAGGCGGCCAGGAAACCCGGCATGCCGAGCCAGGCGGCGCCGAACAACGTGAAGGGGGCGAAGGTGAGGACGGCCTGGGCGGCCAGGGTCGCCGTGCGGAACCGGGCGGCGCGCGGTATCCAGTCGGGGAAGGAGTGGCTGAGCTGGAGGAAGAGCAGCATCAGCATCAGCAGGCCGCAGAGGGCGAGTCCGGCGGCGCCGAACCCTCCGTCGACGGCGTAGGTGAGGGCGACGGCGAAGAAGCAGAGGATGACGACGACGGTGATGGTGCCCGCGACGCGCGGCGCCAAGTCACCCCCTTCGGCAGCCCGGTGGGTGAGAAAGGCGTCTGGATCGGTGGCGCGAGACCATCGCACAGGGGCTCCCTACTCGACTGCGTTTTCGCACAGGAGTGCAGCATAGGCGGAGTAGGGAGGTACCGGGACGGTATCGCCGCTCAAGGGCGTCTCGTGGCGGGTCCGCCGGACTCGGCCGAAACCGCACCGGTCGGCACCGCGGCCAGCACGAACTCGCCGACGCCGGACTCCGCGCGCCAGTCGAGCCGGAAGGCGCGGGCCGAGGTCGCGGTGTCGCCGAAGGCCAGGGCGCACGGACCGATGCCCATGGCGGTGGAGACCAGGTAGAGCGTCTGCTGGAGTGCGCCGACCTCCTTGAGCAGGACGCTGTAGGCGATGCCGGGGAAGGCGGAACTCATGCGCCGGAAACGCGCCGTCATGCTGATCAGTACGGGCGGCTCCTCGCTGAGTCCGGCGTTGACGCCCGCCTCGTCCAACAAGGCGTCGACCAGCACGGGTTCCGTGCGCAGCGGGAAGAGCGTGTGCGCGGCCGGATCGTAGTGGTAGCAGCCGCGGGCCAGCTCGGCGGAGCCGGC encodes:
- a CDS encoding response regulator transcription factor, whose translation is MIRVLLADDMLMLRRALVSLLELEDGIQVVGEADNGDRVLPVALETRPDVAVLDIDMPGIDGIRAAELLGRELPACRTIILTSLGRPGNLRRALEAKVSGFLLKDADPTRLAAAIRQVVAGEQVVDPQLALATLQTSASPLSARESEVLRLAAQGLDAPEIARKLFLSAGTVRNYLTTVVTKLNARNRMDAVRIARDAGWL
- a CDS encoding NAD(P)-binding domain-containing protein, which encodes MENVCIIGAGWSGLAACQVLHERGIPFDCYEAGSEVGGNWRYLNDNGMSSGYQSLHINTSKKLSEYRSHPMPKDYPHYPDHTLIARYLDDYVDHFGFRGAIAFRTSVTHVEPAEGGGWTVTARHRDTGEETVRHYGSVIVANGHHWDPRDPEPAFPGADTFTGTQIHSHYYRVPDEYAGKRVLVLGFGNSASDIAVETSTVSERTFLSIRTGGYVFPKFMFGKPGDDMISPFITRVMPRETQRWVMAALLRMTIGKVTDFGLPKPGHKLFNSHPTVSESLLPRLGHGGLSVKPNVSRFDGDTVHFTDGSSEVVDAVIYSTGYKISFPFLDESVIAPTDNDVSLFHRVVDPNHPGLYFVGLFQPLGATTVLAEAQSHWVADLLQGRAALPSTAKMWKEITRYKEKLAKRYITSKRHTMQVDHYPYLAELRGARRRGARLARKAGGAGARPSLAGYRPEEVSIRIDAAPEAVWDLISDVTRMGQWSPECRRCYWRGSRRGVGARFIGINRRGRVFWITSNTVERAERGRSFAFHTTTNGVRWGYRLERDGDGTLLTEVWDVSGQNEGQRKRTASFAEMMLGGYENHTEELREGMRRTLERVKAAAEERNLPLSAVPGTERSVAPAGRAAGVKVDTAA
- a CDS encoding sensor histidine kinase, whose protein sequence is MAPRVAGTITVVVILCFFAVALTYAVDGGFGAAGLALCGLLMLMLLFLQLSHSFPDWIPRAARFRTATLAAQAVLTFAPFTLFGAAWLGMPGFLAASSLLVLRSAVGWAGFAAVIVATGVVQFAVGYDAGHLAYNTVATALTGLVVYGLSRLSGLIREVQAAREELIRLAVTQERLRFARDLHDLLGFSLSTITLKCELAHRLVRVQPERAEMEITEIVQTARQALSDVRSVASSYVRMNLNREVESAASLLRAVGIRTDIRVTQEPLDASVDTVLATVLREGVTNLLRHSKAQNCVIEASVEGDSVRLCISNDGLRDRGADHGPTTGGDVTGGVGLRSLTIRAEALGGTLSCRARPDGWFELGVELPARPTTGGNPVDNASAAATPPTADDAGSDLASADG